The sequence AGCGATAAAATCTTAAAAATAATAATAATTTGAGTTTAAAATAGCTTTTGGCTTCTGTGATAAAATTAGTGTAATTTTTATATCAAACATTGGTTTTATAAGTCATCTTTAATACACTTAAAGAGTGCTATATTAAGCTACAATCTATTTTTGCTGATTTTCATCTATATAATAAAATAATTTTAACTTAAAAATTTACTATTTATATAATTTTGGTTAAATTTAGCCAAAACTAAATTTAACCATAGAGAATTTATCTAGTTTTTTGTAAAGCCTTAGTTAGATAGCTCTCTGTGCTAGTAGAAATATCAATCATAGGATAAAGATAGAAAATTCCGTGCGAAGTAAAACCAGAATTTGTATTTGCCAACTCATTTTGACTTAACTCATCATAAAGCGCATACTCAGGTTCTACTAAAAATTCAATCAAACCAATACTATCAAAAAGTACTTCATTTGAGCCAAAAAGATTCAGCTCAAATGACTATTTAAATTTAAAAACCAAGGACGAATTAGAAGCACTTATAGCGAGGCAATGACTCTAATACAAACACAGTTTTGCCCTGGTGTCGGAGCAAACTCGCTACTTTCATCAATATCAACAATTTTAAAGCCATTTTGGATTAAATTTGCTTTAAATATATCTTGGTCTATAAATCGTCGGTAGTGACCATCGCTGATGAACTCACGCTTGCTAATGGCTTTGCCAATACCAAATTTACTATCATTTATACTTCTAGCCTCTACAACAAAAAGACCGCTAGACTTAAGTAAATTTTTGACATTTTTTATCAGCCCTTGCTCAGCGATATCATCAATAGCATGTAGCGTAAAACGGCTATAGCATATATCAAATTTATCTTTTAGGTTAAGTGGCGCAGTAAAATCAGCACAAATCCAGCTAGCTTTTTGGTTTTGTTTTTGCAAACTCTCAATAGCAATATGCGAACCATCGATAGCTACAACATCAATACCTTTAGCGTTAAAGTATAAAGAATCCCTACCATTACCACAGCCAAATTCGATCAAGCTTGCTTTGTTTTTATTGCGCAAAAAATTATCAAATATAAATTTAGCAAATTTGCTAGGCTCTTTAATCTCATCGTGTTCTAAGCTATAAAACTCATCCCAATATGCACTATCTCTAAGCATTACTCACCGCCCCAAAAGTATCACGCCCCAAGCTAGCACCGCCGTGCAAATAGATATAAATACAGCCGCACTCCCACAATCCTTAGCTACCTTAGCTAGTGGATGAAAATCAGGACTAACAAGATCTATACAAGCCTCAATAGCGCTATTTACGCACTCCATTGCAAGGATAAAAAGCAAGCTCATTCCAAGTATAATCTGCTCTATGCTACTAAGTGGCAAAAACCAAATAGCTATAAATAAAGGAGTAATAATAAATAACTCAATTTTAAATGAGCGCTCATTTTTCCACATTGCGGCTAATCCGCTAAGTGCGTAAATAGTATTACTATAAAAGTGATATTTAGGTTTCATTTAACTCCTTTTAGCGATACCCTTTCTTTTTAGCCCCGGCTAAAATCACCTTAACTTGCGGATCATAAAAGGCTTTGGTGCTGCTATTTGTATTATAATCATCGCCTTCATTCCAAGTTAGCAGATCTATATCTACTTTTTTGCCATTTTTATCTATTTTGAATTTAGCTTCTTTTACAAAATCATAAAGATAATAAGCAAAACTCAAGGCCGATATATTTCCGCTTTGAATGATTTGATTAATCTGAGCTATAATTATATCTTTTTTATCGTTTAAATCTTCTTTAGAGTAGTATGGAACATAATAGCTAGTATAATATCCACTTTGTTTAAACGGCTTTAAGGATTGGTAATTTGAGCTTTCTATAATCAAATTTGATTTATCAAATTTAATCTCATCGCAGATTTTATCTAGCTCTTTTAGGGCTTATTTTTCATTTTCTTTGGTTAGATTTTTAAAATCTAGCCAAATATGTGGGCTATGCCCCCCCCCATTTTGATTGTTAGTGATTTGAAGCATATCTTTTAAATTTAAACCAATGCTATATTTCTTGCCATCATGCCCAACATCAAAATAACCATCTATAAAATGCACATCAATCTCAAAATTTTGATAAATATTTTTAAAATCTGCCAATTTTTTTGGCTCATTTGTTCTATGTAGCCAAATTTTACTTGGTGAAGCAAATGGATAATCAATTTTTAACTCTTTATCATAATCTTTTCCAGAAAAAATTCTAATCCTATTAGCATCAAATTCATCGCTAAACAGACTCCTACTAAGATCCAAGTCATTGCTAAAAATACCCAAAATATCCATAAATCCATGTATAAAATCATCACTCATAAATGGCTTATTTTGGGCTTTTTGGATCTTTTGTATTAGTTGTGGATTGCTAGATTTAAATTTATCGCTTAGATATATCATAAATGGAATTTCAATCATATATCTAGATGCCATAGTGGAGGTATGCCCTTTAAACTCTCTAAAATCATATACTTCATCAGCATGATCGCTAATATAAAAGATAATCGCATTTTCATCTTTATAGAGTTTAAAAATTTCACTTACTACATAGTCATTATAGGCTATAGCATTGATATAGTTTAGCTTCTCTTTTAGCCCTTTATTGCTGATTTTATCACCATTTGGATAGATATCTAAATTGGCATTTTTAAGCTCATCCATATCAAAATATCTTACATTTTTGTTATTTTTATCAAATCTATTAGCGTAAGCCATATGTGTCCCCATAAGGTGAAATATATGAAATTCCCTATCAGCTTTGACTCTGTATTTGCTATACACTTCTAATAACTTTTCATCAAAATCATTTTTTAACTCAAGACTAGTGCCAACCCTAGTAAATTCTCTAATATCAGCCCTACTAGATATAACCTCAGGTATATTACCAAATACAGATACGGCTTCTTGATTGCTAAACCATTGTGTTTTATATCCGGCGATTTTCATTAAATCTATGATATTCATATGCTCATACCATTTGGAGCTTTGGCTATTTTCATAGTTACTAAATGTTAAAAGCTTAGCCAAGGCCGGATTAGTATGCGACTCAGGCGCAATGGTATCACTAAACTCAAAGAGATTGCCACTAGCTTTTAAAGCGTTTAAATTTGGCGTGGTATCAAGTTTAAATCCATATAAGCTTTGGTAGTTTCTTTGAGTTGATTCACTAATGATTAATACCACTTTTGGAATTTGGCTTTTTATAGTTAGGTTATAATCTTGTTTCATTTGTGTATCTAGGATTTTGGCTAACTTTTTAAATTCATTTAGATAGCTATTTTGCTCTGTGATTGTATCTTTGATAGTTACAAACCATCCACCAAGGATAAATTTATTAGGCTCTAGGTATCTTGTCCCTTTGGAGAAAATGACAATTGATATGATGAGAAAAAGAGCGAAATATATTTTAGGATTTAATGGTTTTGGGCTAAATTTTATAGGAAAATAGAAAAACAAAATAGAAACCCCAATAAACCCAAACACCGCCAAAGCTACATTAAAACTAAAATAGCTTTGCATAAACTCAATCGCCTCATTAGGCTCAGTAGAGAGAAAAGTATCAAAGAATATAGGATTTAAAATGTTTGAAAAATTCATAACCAAAAATATCTCAACAACACCGATAATAGCGTAGATAAAGACAAAGCTAAGTTCTAAAATATTTTTGAGTTTAACAGGCAAGAAGCTAAAAAGATAAAATAAGCAAAAAACTAATCCAAAAGTTTGATAAAATATCTTAATAAAGTGCTTTATACTCCCCCCCTATACTTAACTCTAGCAGAGACAAAAGCATAGCATTGATAATAGCAATATACCAAATTCTACGATTTAATATCACATTAAACCTCCTTAATGTGTGAAATTTTGAGCCAGAATTATATCTAAAATAAATTTAATATTACAACTAAATAATCATAAATTTAAGTTATAAATAAAATATATTTTATATTAAATTTGATAAAATAATGGGTCTAAAATCCCATAATTAGGCGGTCAAATGTCCTCTAAGCAACTATCTTTAAAAGCCCTTAGCGTGCCTATATTTTTTGAATTATTTTTGCGGTATTTATCGCTTATTATCAACACCTTAATGGTCGCAGCGCACTCAAATTTCTTAGTTGGTGCTATGGGTGCGGGTAATCAAATTTTAGATATTTTTATCACGATTTTTACCTTTTTAAGTATTGGTTGTTCTGTAGTTATAACTCAAGCTATCGGCGCTAGAGATAAAATTTTAGCCCGCAAAGCCATCCATCAAAGCCTATTTTTAAACTCTATTTTAGGCTTAATTTGTGCTGCTGGGATAGTGTGGCATGGTGAGTTGATTTTGGAGCTAATGAATGTCCCAAAAGAGCTAATGGCTCAAAGCTCAATCTATCTATATATGCTTGGAATTTGCCTATTTTTTGATGCGGTTGGGATAGTTTTAGCGTCGATAATTAGGGTTTATAATAGAGCTTATAGCGTTATGTTTGTTACTATTTTGATGGATGGAGTTACGCTTATTGGCAATTATTATGTATTAAATTTCACCCAAAGTGAGCTTTTTGGTGTTGGATTATCCACTATAATTGGCCGTGTGGTGGCTATAATTATTTTGATATTTATACTCATTTATATACTGAAATTTATACCTAAATTTAGCGAATTTATCAAGCTTGAAAGAGCCGTTATAAGCAAAATTATCAAAATTGGCGGCTGGGCAGCTGGGGAGAATCTACTTTGGATAGTCCAATACACAATCGCATTTGGTTTTGTCGCTAGTTTGGGCAAAGAGAATTTAAGCGTCCAAACTATTTATTTTCAAATTTCGCTATTTATAATGTTGATAGGTCAAGCAATCAGCGTGGCAAATGAGATTATAATTGGCAAATTAGTCGGCGCCAAAAAGCTACAAATAGCATATAAACACACTTGGCGAGCCTTGTATGTTAGCGTTTTGGCGTCATTTTTGGTAGCATTTGCTAGCTTTTTAGCCCAAGATGAGACAATGAACGCACTAAATTTAAATCCAAGCTTAAAAGAGCTGATGATACCGCTATTTACGCTATCAATCTTCCTTGAAGTAGTAAGGACATTTAATATCATAATGGTAAATTCACTTCGTGCTAGTGGCGATGCGAAATTTTGCTTTTTTAGTGGAGTGGTGTTTATGTTTGGGGTTTCGTTGCCTGTGGGATATATTTTATGTTTTAATTTTGGGCTTGGCATTTTGGGAGTTTGGATTGGATTTTGTGCTGATGAGGCGCTTCGTGGATTTGTAAATTCTTGGCGTTGGAAGAGCAAAAAGTGGCAAACCAAAGCCGTTGTATAAAATAAGATAAAAAATATATTAATTAAAATTAAACTAAATTTAGACGAAAAAAATGCGAATATTGAGCCTTTAAACCATCGTAAAATCGGAATTTAAGTTTATTTTTATTGACAAACAAATTAAATTTCATTACAATTTCATTTACATTTTTATCTTTTTGGGGAAGGAGGATAAAGTGCAAAGTAGTAGTAAAAACTCTACATTTATGTGGTTTTTAGTTGTTGTAGTTATCATTATCGTAGCTGCTGGATATACTTTTTACAATGCTAAAGGTATGTCGTATTTTAGCGATGATAGTGCCGCCTGTAATAACTGCCATGTCATGAATGATGTATATGCTAGTTGGCGTAAAAGCGCCCACTCAAGAGAGATAAACGGCAAGCCAATAGCAAGCTGTAATGACTGCCATTTGCCTAATGAATTTGTAGATAAATGGATAGCCAAAGCCCAAAGTGGCGTATCTCACGCTTATGCATTTACCTTTAAGCTAGATGATTTACCGCAAAATTTCACTGCAACTAAAATGAGTAAAAATATGGTTCAAGCAAACTGCGTTCGCTGCCACTCTCAAATGGTATCAGTAGTGGTAAATCCAACAACAAAGATAAATCATGCTAATGAACAGCTAAGCTGTGTTAAATGTCACGCTAGTGTAGGCCACACTCGTGGATTTTAGGCTGATTTATGAACTTTGGCAACAAAGTAAATTTAATTTCACAGAAAGGATATAGAGTATGAAAAAGGCTCTTTTGGCGATATTAGCCATTATTGTTTTGATCGGCTTTGTTTTATTTAACAAAGACATCTCAAGCAAAAAAGCTCAGCCTGATATGGCTGGTGCAGTCTCTAAAGATGTGGTGACTATGAGTGATGATGATCCACGCTTTAATGTCTGGGGTAAAAATTTCCCTGAACATATGGATATGTATCAAACAGTCGAAACCGAAGCACCGTTTGAGACTGAATTTGGCGGTAATCACTCTTATTCTAAATTGATTAGATATCCGCAACTTACAATTTTATGGGCGGGATATCCATTTTCAATAGATGCAAATGAAGAGCGTGGCCACTTCTGGATTCAAGTAGATCAAATGGATACAGCAAGAAACAATAAAGATTTCTTAAATTCACATGGTTTTGCTGCTTTTAATGGTCAGCCAGCTGCTTGTATGAATTGTCATAGTGGTTGGACAAAATGGCTAGAAAATAACGCTGCTTTGGGTGATACTCCTCGTGAAAAATGGGTTTCATTTAATAGTGCTAAATACTGGACAATGGTCAAAAATATACCAGCATTAGAAGGCATCACAGAAAATAGCCCAGAACACAGCGGCCCTCACGGCGGTAAAAGAATGGGTGTTGCCTGTGCTGATTGCCATGTACCAAATACAATGGAACTTCGTGTAACTCGTACAGCTCTAATTAACGCTTTGACAAAATGGAGAGGCTATGAGCCAGATCCTGTAACAGGTGTGAAAGCTACTAGAAGTGAGATGAGAAGCTTAGTTTGTGCGCAATGCCATGTTGAGTACTATTTCCGCCCAACAGGTGAAAAAGTCAAAACTATCGGTGAATCAATCGCTAGTGATACAGATAAAAAATGGTGGAACGGCACTCAAAAAACTTATGATGAATTCGATAGCTGGAGAGATGGCAACAAAGCTACTGAAATTGAAGTTGCAGGTATTGAGCTAGTATTCCCATGGAAACAATGGGGCAAAAATAAACCATTTAGAATTGAGATGTTTGATGAGTATTATGACGAGAATGTAACTCGCTCTATATTCCCACAAGATTGGGCTCACAAAATTACAAAAGCACCAATGCTAAAAATCCAACACCCAGAAACAGAGCTATACTCAAGCTCAGTTCACGCAGCAAATGGTGTAAGTTGTGCTGATTGCCACATGCCATATGTAAGAAAAGGCTCAAGCAAAGTGACAAATCACAATGTTACTTCTCCGCTTAAAGATATTAACGCTGCTTGTAAAAGCTGCCACACTCAAAGCGAAGAGTATTTAAAAGCGCAAATTCAAGATATCCAAAGATCAATCGCATTTGACCTAAGATCAGTAGAATACGCTACAGTAAGCCTAATCAACGATATCAAAAATATGCGTGATAGACTAGCTGCACTTCCTGAGTTCCAAACAGATGGAAAAGCAGATGACAAAAAAATCTCTGCAGTATTAAAAGAGGTTTTAGAACTACACAGAAAAGGCCAAATGAGAGGCGACTTCGTAGGTGCTGAAAACTCAACTGGTTTCCACAGTCCAAGAGAAGCTAGTAGAATGCTACTTCAAGCGCTAGAAATGGCTAGAATGGGTCAAACTAAACTAGCTGAAATAGCGCTACAATACGGATTTAGCGATTTTAAAACTAGCAATTTAGGTTTTGAAGATATCCAAAAGTTAAATCCAGGTGAAATTCGCTACAAAGTAGATCTAAACGACGCTCGCCAAAGCACAGCTAAAGGTCATAAAGCTGGTGATAGATATTATGAACATGATAATATCAATGATGGCCCAAATGCGAAACTTTTAGAGCTAGACAAAAACAACAAACCTTATAATCATAAGGTACTTGACTAATCTATAAGCTAGATAGGGCGGGGCTTAGGCTCCGCCTCTTATATTTATAAATCAAATTTCATTCTATTAAATCTAATAATCATAATACAACTATTATCACTTTTTATATTAATAAAAAAGAATTTATATGTTCATAATTTTGATAATTAATATTATTATAAGTCTTCTTTAGCTACTATTTTGCAATTAAATCAACAAAAGGAAAAATAGATGAAAAAATTACTTTTAACTGCGGCTTTTGCTTGTATGGCTTTAGCTAATGAGATAAATTTATATAGTGGCAAAGGTCTAGATCCAAAACTTGCTAATATGTTTGAATCCCAAACGGGAATTAAAATAAATATCATAAAAGATAAAGAACAAATGGCTAAAATGAACGCACCAGACTCTAAGGCTGATCTATTTATGGGTATGGATGTAAGTACATTTGCCAAATTACAAAATGATAGCAAGCTTGCTCCAGCTAAATCTAAAATTATAGATAGTATCGTTCCAGCAAATTTAAAAGATGAAAATAATGAATGGATAGGGTTATCTAAAAGAGCTAGAGTAATTGTCTATAACAAAAAGGCAATTGATCCAAAACTAATCCAAAATTACGAAGATTTAGCAAAACCAGAGCTAAAAGGCAAGCTATTAATGCGAACATCAAATGTCTCATTTAATAGATCCTTACTAGCTTTTATCATTGCAAATGATGGCGAAGATAAAGCCAAAGAGTGGGCCAAAGGCACTCTAAATAACCTAGCTAGAGATCCAAAAGGCGGCGATAGAGAACAGGCTCGTGGCGTATATGAAGGAATTGGAGCAGTAGGCGTGATGAATAGCTACTATATTATCACGCTACTAAATTCTAAAAAGCAAAGCGATCAAGAAACGGCCAAGAGTCTAGGCGTAATATTCCCTAATCAAGATGGCCGTGGAACGCATATTAATATCACTGGAATCGCTCTTTTAAAATCTAGCCAAAACAAAGACGCAGCAATTAAATTTATCGAATTTATGCTAAGCAAAGAGGCTCAAGAGATTTTAGTATCTACAAGCCACGAATACCCAGTAAATAAAGATGCCAAACCAAGTAAAGAGATTGCAGCATTAGGCAAATTCAAAGAAGATAGCATATCGCTTAATAAAGTTGCTAATGAGCTAGAAAACGCACAAAAAATCTATAAAGAACTAGGTTGGAAGTAATCTAACACCATTAAAAGCATTATACTAGTAAGCTGTGGTGATTTTATATTTTTATGGTGCAACTAGCCACGGCTAAAGCCTTGCTTTGTGGAATTTGTTTTAAATTTGCTTTTTTATTATATTTAGTAATTCCACAAGGCAAACCCATTATATCCTATTTTTTTTAAGATCTTTTTTATGATTTAAATTTGGCATATCATTAAATAGGTGTAACAATCTTACGCCATTACACAAAATGCCTCAAAAATTAAAATTTGGAATGCTATTTGCTTAATAAGCCAAAATTAAAATAAATTCTAACACAAAGGATAAATTATGATGGGAGCATTATGGTCTGGAGTTACTGGTCTTCAGGCACACCAAGTAGCGATGGATGTCGAAGGTAACAACATCGCCAATGTAAATACCGTAGGCTTTAAATACTCTCGTGCGAGTTTTGCTGATCTATTTAGCCAAACTCAAAAGGTAGCCACCGCCCCACAAGGCGACCTAGGTGGTAAAAACTCTATGCAAATTGGCCTAGGCTCCACGGTTAATACAGTTACTAAAATCTTTAAACAAGGTACAATCCAAACTACTGATAAACAAAGCGATATGGCTATCCAAGGCGATGGGTTTTTTGTCGTATCAGCTGATGGTGGCAAGACCTATATGTATACTAGAAATGGCGACTTCAGCCTAGACTCTAAAGGTAATTTCGTAGATCGTAACGGCTATGTAGTCCAAGGCTGGATGAGAAACGAAGATACCGGCACCATCGATCCTACTAGCCCATTAAGCAATATCATAATAGAACCTGGTATGGCTATGGAGGCTAATCCTACTAGTGAGCTAGCTATAATAGCCAATCTAAACTCAGGCTCAAACATCGGAGCTAAAAACTCACCTATCTATACTCTAGACCATTATAATGATTTTTTAGATGCTAATGGTAATGGTCTATGGGAAGATGGCGAAACTAAGAATCCAAATGACCTAAGCAACAACACCTACTACATAAACTCAAATAAAGAAGTAGCAGTAAAAGAAGCCGGCGTAGACCTAGGTGTAGTATTTAACGGCTCAGGTGAAGGGCTAAACCTAAGAGAGGGCCAAGGTATATGGGTTAGCTACGCTGATGCAAAGGCTACATTTGGCGAACTTCCAAATAATGCTGGGCAAGGCACTAACAAATATAAGCTACATATCTCAATCAACGGTATAGAGATACCAGCTACTGAGTTAACTAAGATGGATGAAGTAGTTAAAAAGATAAATGACTATACGCCTCAAACTGGAGTTATAGCTACTTTAAATGGTGATAAAGGAATTCAGCTAACAAATACAAATAACCAAGGCACTACCGATGCTACTAAAAATATCAAGATTAAAAAGCTAGAAGACGATACCACATCTATCCGGACAACTAGCGTAATCACAGCCTATAAGTATACCTACTCTTCAGGCGCTGGAAAGACTGCTGATCATAATTACAATGACGGAGCTGCTAGAGTGGTAAAGACTACAGAGGATCTAAGGCGTGCTATGCAAACAGATGCTAGAGAGTATGTCAATTATAGTGGCTCTAATGTCTCAAATGCCGTAAATGGTGCAACATATATCACAAATAAAATATTAGGCATTATTGACGCAGCCGGAAATGTACAAACAGCTAAACAAAATGTACGAAATCAAATACAAAGAGCATTACAAGACGGACAAGCTACATTTAATGGTTTTAAAAATAATGGTGCCATAACAGAACCGATTTCTGAAGCTGCAGTAGGCGTAATGGTAAGTATATTAAATTCATCAGATCAAATAATGCAAAATCAGCAAATCACCACTATAAATGATCTAAAAGAAGCTATAAGAGAGTTAGTAACTAATGACAAATTGGCTGAATTCGCCTCAAGAGAGTGGGATTCTCCACTAGATGCTGATGGTGATGGTAACTTTAATAACAATACTGCAAATGATTTGCCTGCCCCAGAAGCAGATGGTTCTCATGCTAATGGCACATATAGAGATATAAACCTAAATGATGGTGTGCAAGTAACTGTAAATGAAAAAGGACAATTTGTCTTTAGAAATCCAGCTGGTGATGCAAGCTACGGCCAAAATGATGGACACACTATAGTCAATCAAAATCAACAAGGTGGCACAAAGGTAGAAGATAGCGCAGATGCCTACACTGATACCAATGGTCAAAAGAAAACCCCAGCAAATGCAGACACATACACCAACGACTACGCTATGCAAATAGCAGTAAGCGGCTATAGTAATGCAGCTCAAAATGTAAATGAAAACTCAGCTCTAGCTGATGTATTTAAGGCTCTTGGCGGGAGTCTGGCCACAGGTACAGGTGAAAAGGTATCGAGCAACCTAACAATGTCTAGCCATGCAGCTACCACTGAGATATATGATAGCCTAGGGTCTAAGCATGAGATTAAATTTGAGTGGAGAAAGGTAAGCTACAGTCCAGAAAATGGAACCGAGTGGTCAGTCCTAATCCAAGTCCCAGAACCAGGTGTACTAAATACTGATGGTAGCGGATTTTCTAATGTAGTATCTGGTTCAGCTAGATTTAATAATGATGGAACCTTGCTAGGATTTACACCTACTACTTTATCATTTACGGCAAATAACGGCTCAGCACCAGGACAAGGTATAGAGCTAAACTTTGGTAAAATCGGTGACTCTAATGGCCTAAGAAGTAACGACAACCCAAGCGCTACTGATAATATAATCCAAGATGGCTATACTGCTGGTAACCTAGTAGGTACTAGAATTGATGAGGCTGGTACTATCATAGGTAGCTTTAGCAATGGTAGAAGCTTTGGACTAGCACAAGTAAGCCTAGCAGTCTTTAGTAATAACGAAGGCTTAGAGAGTAGATCTGGAAATATCTTTAGTCAGACTGCCAATAGTGGCGATCCTATCTTTGGCGCAGCTGGAACTAGCAGGCGTGGGACTATTACAGCAAGTGCTTTAGAGATGAGTAACGTGGATTTAAGTAGGGCGCTAACTCAGCTAATCGTAGTCCAAAGAGGCTACCAAGCCAACTCTAAAACAATAACCACAAGCG is a genomic window of Campylobacter devanensis containing:
- a CDS encoding flagellar hook-basal body complex protein, whose translation is MMGALWSGVTGLQAHQVAMDVEGNNIANVNTVGFKYSRASFADLFSQTQKVATAPQGDLGGKNSMQIGLGSTVNTVTKIFKQGTIQTTDKQSDMAIQGDGFFVVSADGGKTYMYTRNGDFSLDSKGNFVDRNGYVVQGWMRNEDTGTIDPTSPLSNIIIEPGMAMEANPTSELAIIANLNSGSNIGAKNSPIYTLDHYNDFLDANGNGLWEDGETKNPNDLSNNTYYINSNKEVAVKEAGVDLGVVFNGSGEGLNLREGQGIWVSYADAKATFGELPNNAGQGTNKYKLHISINGIEIPATELTKMDEVVKKINDYTPQTGVIATLNGDKGIQLTNTNNQGTTDATKNIKIKKLEDDTTSIRTTSVITAYKYTYSSGAGKTADHNYNDGAARVVKTTEDLRRAMQTDAREYVNYSGSNVSNAVNGATYITNKILGIIDAAGNVQTAKQNVRNQIQRALQDGQATFNGFKNNGAITEPISEAAVGVMVSILNSSDQIMQNQQITTINDLKEAIRELVTNDKLAEFASREWDSPLDADGDGNFNNNTANDLPAPEADGSHANGTYRDINLNDGVQVTVNEKGQFVFRNPAGDASYGQNDGHTIVNQNQQGGTKVEDSADAYTDTNGQKKTPANADTYTNDYAMQIAVSGYSNAAQNVNENSALADVFKALGGSLATGTGEKVSSNLTMSSHAATTEIYDSLGSKHEIKFEWRKVSYSPENGTEWSVLIQVPEPGVLNTDGSGFSNVVSGSARFNNDGTLLGFTPTTLSFTANNGSAPGQGIELNFGKIGDSNGLRSNDNPSATDNIIQDGYTAGNLVGTRIDEAGTIIGSFSNGRSFGLAQVSLAVFSNNEGLESRSGNIFSQTANSGDPIFGAAGTSRRGTITASALEMSNVDLSRALTQLIVVQRGYQANSKTITTSDQMLTSLLQIKQ